Proteins encoded by one window of Mycoplasma capricolum subsp. capricolum ATCC 27343:
- the trxB gene encoding thioredoxin-disulfide reductase: MKSLTNEIYDVIVVGSGPAGLTSAIYTARAGLKTVIYEQSAPGGKLIKTDLIENYPGFETIQGPDLASKMYLQALSLNASVEFVAVDSIFKNSDNIFEVSLANGETKKAYSVILATGTQENKLGIKGEDKLYGKGVSYCAVCDGAFYKNKPVAVVGGGYSAVQEAMYLSQLVDKVYLIVRRDVFRADANKVAKLKSQPNVEFLLKSQVKEIHGTEKVESLTITTPDGEKKLIVSAIFPYIGSTPLIDSVKHLCIENEKGYIPTNDKMQTEIKGLFVAGDVRDVPLRQIAIACGDGAIAGQMAVEYVQEVK, translated from the coding sequence ATGAAAAGTCTTACTAATGAAATTTATGATGTTATTGTAGTTGGTAGTGGTCCTGCTGGTTTAACTAGTGCAATTTATACTGCAAGAGCTGGGTTAAAAACCGTTATTTATGAACAATCTGCTCCAGGTGGAAAGCTTATTAAAACTGATTTAATTGAAAACTATCCTGGTTTTGAGACAATTCAAGGACCAGATTTAGCTTCTAAAATGTATCTTCAAGCTTTAAGTTTAAATGCAAGTGTTGAGTTTGTTGCAGTAGATAGTATTTTTAAAAATTCTGATAACATTTTTGAAGTAAGTTTAGCAAATGGTGAAACTAAAAAAGCTTATTCAGTAATTTTAGCAACAGGAACTCAAGAAAATAAATTAGGGATTAAAGGTGAAGATAAACTGTATGGTAAAGGTGTTAGTTATTGTGCAGTTTGTGATGGAGCTTTTTATAAAAACAAACCAGTTGCAGTAGTTGGTGGGGGTTATTCAGCAGTTCAAGAGGCTATGTATTTATCTCAATTAGTTGATAAAGTTTATTTGATTGTTAGAAGAGATGTTTTTAGAGCTGATGCTAATAAAGTTGCTAAATTAAAATCTCAACCTAATGTTGAATTCTTATTAAAATCACAAGTAAAAGAAATTCATGGAACTGAAAAAGTTGAATCACTTACAATAACTACTCCAGATGGAGAAAAAAAATTAATTGTTAGTGCAATTTTTCCATATATTGGATCAACTCCTTTAATTGATTCAGTAAAACATTTATGTATTGAAAACGAAAAAGGTTATATTCCAACAAATGATAAAATGCAAACAGAAATTAAAGGATTATTTGTTGCTGGTGATGTTAGAGATGTTCCATTGCGACAAATTGCTATTGCTTGTGGTGATGGTGCAATTGCTGGACAAATGGCAGTTGAATATGTTCAAGAAGTAAAATAG
- a CDS encoding prolipoprotein diacylglyceryl transferase, whose protein sequence is MKSNLKLKIDKRVIIYTSLWMVLSALIIGLIVLSSKYFRIDWVQNRGFDTILEYGNVKDVYLTRSNGTGGIRVYALTMTLGMIVAIGFSLYNFNKKDLSVSELAIGVIFIIPCSLFGASFFGKLNAEGIGRHANGSTFWGLFAFWEGGMAIHGGVYVGSIVGLLIFYVIGRKTKVSLLVYADSIIPNILLGQAIGRWGNFFNHEVLGTPVAKIANSIPSHSDKAIDQIFSTYLQTHSRPLFLPDFILKNCLSIYSGESQVINNISLENGNVVLLSPIFFYESIALLLGWFVIMFIIPNVWKLFVKPIDKNNNVYKINHKFSFYQFFNPWLKSTETKLSSKDAWKKALNENVCDNASQTYINLTNNINSKDYLEKKLTKNYVLNKLNNKNNYPITKAGVQMFSYFLVWNIVRYVLEAQRPNDHLFIMHYKNFSLFVIGLSAIVGLIGMMLSQHLLPSVFRKPGWLYEVEYFKVRKIN, encoded by the coding sequence ATGAAGTCAAATCTAAAATTAAAAATCGATAAAAGGGTAATAATTTACACTAGTTTGTGAATGGTTTTATCAGCCTTGATAATTGGTCTAATAGTTTTATCATCTAAATACTTTAGAATCGATTGGGTGCAAAATAGAGGTTTTGATACTATTTTAGAATATGGAAATGTTAAAGATGTATATTTAACAAGATCTAATGGAACTGGTGGAATTAGAGTTTATGCTTTAACAATGACACTTGGAATGATAGTTGCTATTGGTTTTAGTTTATATAACTTTAATAAAAAAGATTTATCAGTAAGTGAATTAGCAATTGGAGTAATTTTTATTATTCCATGTTCATTATTTGGAGCTTCTTTTTTTGGTAAATTAAATGCTGAAGGAATTGGAAGACATGCTAACGGTTCAACTTTTTGAGGACTATTTGCATTTTGAGAAGGTGGAATGGCAATTCATGGTGGAGTTTATGTTGGAAGTATAGTTGGACTATTAATTTTTTATGTAATTGGTAGAAAAACTAAAGTTTCATTATTAGTTTATGCTGATTCTATTATTCCAAATATTTTATTAGGACAAGCTATTGGAAGATGAGGAAACTTCTTTAATCACGAAGTTTTAGGAACTCCAGTTGCAAAAATTGCAAATAGTATTCCTTCTCATTCTGATAAAGCTATTGATCAAATTTTTTCAACTTATTTACAAACTCATTCAAGACCATTATTTTTACCTGATTTTATCCTAAAAAATTGTTTATCTATTTATTCAGGAGAAAGTCAAGTTATTAATAATATTTCTTTAGAAAATGGAAATGTTGTTTTATTATCACCAATTTTTTTCTATGAATCAATTGCCTTATTATTAGGTTGATTTGTAATTATGTTCATTATTCCAAATGTTTGAAAATTATTTGTTAAACCAATTGATAAAAATAATAATGTTTATAAAATTAATCATAAATTTAGTTTTTATCAATTCTTTAATCCTTGATTAAAGTCAACTGAAACTAAATTAAGTAGTAAAGATGCTTGAAAAAAAGCTTTAAACGAAAATGTTTGTGATAACGCATCACAAACTTATATAAATTTAACTAATAATATAAATTCAAAAGATTATTTAGAAAAAAAACTAACTAAAAACTATGTTCTAAATAAATTAAACAATAAAAATAATTATCCAATTACAAAAGCTGGAGTACAAATGTTTTCTTACTTTTTAGTGTGAAACATTGTTAGATATGTTTTAGAAGCTCAACGTCCAAATGATCATTTGTTTATTATGCATTATAAGAATTTTTCATTATTTGTTATTGGATTATCAGCTATAGTAGGATTGATTGGTATGATGCTAAGTCAACATCTTTTACCATCTGTTTTTAGAAAACCAGGTTGATTATACGAAGTTGAATATTTTAAAGTTAGAAAAATAAATTAG
- the whiA gene encoding DNA-binding protein WhiA produces the protein MSFALEVKEEIVMHSFNEEQKLAYLSGFIRYSSDIIFSNNTSKIRFSTISNKIARTLLSFCRQLFDGQVEISIIQSQVLKKHKSFVLTLIGNINKFLQKLRIYDQNNQKIYVFKVKDEIKDKISIIRAYIAGIFTAIGSVNSPKTSNYHLDLQFKTKIDAINFIELTNDLGFNFKLLERTSNRYICYIKKSIMVSDFLKLIDASNSVMQFENERISRDVYNSINRVNNFDISNQTKTLVTGKKQIEIINYLKQTNQFHLLSKKAQVLADLRLNFPDYSYNELVEEMQKMGYEITKSGISSLFKNIEKLS, from the coding sequence ATGTCATTTGCCTTAGAAGTAAAAGAAGAAATTGTAATGCATAGTTTTAATGAAGAACAAAAACTAGCATATCTTTCTGGTTTTATTAGATATAGCTCTGACATAATTTTTTCAAACAATACTTCTAAAATCAGATTTTCAACAATTAGTAATAAAATAGCAAGAACTTTATTAAGTTTTTGTAGACAACTTTTTGACGGACAAGTTGAAATTTCTATTATTCAATCTCAAGTATTAAAAAAACATAAAAGTTTTGTTTTGACTCTAATTGGTAATATTAATAAGTTTTTACAAAAATTACGTATTTATGATCAAAATAATCAAAAGATTTATGTTTTTAAAGTTAAAGATGAAATTAAAGATAAAATTTCTATTATAAGAGCTTACATTGCCGGGATTTTTACTGCTATTGGTTCTGTTAACTCGCCAAAAACTAGTAATTATCATTTAGATTTGCAATTTAAAACTAAAATTGATGCTATAAATTTTATTGAATTAACTAATGATTTAGGGTTTAACTTTAAACTATTAGAAAGAACTAGTAATAGATATATTTGCTATATTAAAAAATCTATTATGGTTTCAGATTTTTTAAAATTAATTGATGCTTCTAATTCAGTAATGCAATTTGAAAATGAAAGAATCTCTAGAGATGTTTATAATAGTATAAATAGAGTTAATAATTTTGATATTTCTAATCAAACTAAAACATTAGTTACTGGTAAAAAACAAATTGAAATTATTAATTATTTAAAACAAACTAACCAATTTCATTTATTAAGTAAAAAAGCGCAAGTTTTAGCTGACTTACGCTTAAATTTTCCAGATTATTCATATAATGAACTAGTTGAAGAAATGCAAAAAATGGGTTATGAAATTACTAAATCTGGAATTAGTAGTTTATTTAAAAATATCGAAAAACTATCATAG
- a CDS encoding BspA family leucine-rich repeat surface protein, with amino-acid sequence MRGSNIKKLLTILGSTSLLVLPTFSVLSCTNSYWTKAEEYTPDSFKEQEVKYLQKAMYKNDECVQIGFFENKDGQIQIVQFKPTTTKVPSTLPSQITSLKEAFKGLKTASVDGIQKWDTSKITDMTSVFDTTDEFNQDISKWDTSEVTNMNFMFTRAKKFDQNLNDWKTNKVTSMRGMFKETDSFNNDISSWDVSKVTDMHSMFHSAKVFNQKLNTWETKSLTNITAMFQNAEKFNQDLNSWNTEKVTSMINTFQNAKEFNGNIADWKTNSVTSMKNMFTSAVKFNQDISKWTTDNVTNMAYMFDGASSFNQDISNWKIEAVEDFNGMLREAKEFDKDLTNWKPKNEIQPNKKYQFAKGTKLENNGKLPTWKENKTK; translated from the coding sequence ATGAGAGGAAGTAATATAAAGAAATTATTAACAATTTTGGGTTCAACTTCTTTATTAGTTTTACCTACATTTTCTGTTTTAAGTTGTACAAATTCATACTGAACTAAAGCAGAAGAATATACTCCCGATTCTTTTAAAGAACAAGAAGTAAAATATTTGCAAAAAGCTATGTATAAGAATGATGAATGTGTGCAAATTGGATTTTTTGAAAATAAAGATGGACAAATTCAAATTGTTCAATTTAAACCAACTACAACAAAAGTACCATCAACTTTGCCTAGTCAAATTACTAGTTTAAAAGAAGCATTTAAAGGTTTAAAAACAGCATCAGTTGATGGAATTCAAAAGTGAGATACATCAAAAATAACTGATATGACTAGTGTTTTTGATACAACTGATGAATTTAATCAAGATATTTCAAAATGAGATACTTCAGAAGTTACAAATATGAACTTTATGTTTACAAGAGCTAAAAAGTTTGACCAAAACTTAAATGATTGAAAAACTAATAAAGTAACTTCAATGAGAGGAATGTTTAAAGAAACTGATAGTTTTAATAATGATATTTCTTCTTGAGATGTTTCAAAAGTAACTGACATGCATAGTATGTTTCACTCAGCTAAAGTATTTAACCAAAAACTAAATACTTGAGAAACTAAATCATTAACTAATATTACAGCTATGTTTCAGAATGCTGAAAAGTTTAATCAAGATCTAAATAGCTGAAATACTGAAAAAGTAACATCAATGATTAACACTTTTCAAAATGCAAAAGAATTTAATGGAAATATTGCAGATTGAAAGACTAATAGTGTAACAAGTATGAAAAATATGTTTACTAGTGCGGTTAAATTTAATCAAGATATTTCAAAATGAACTACAGATAATGTAACTAATATGGCTTATATGTTTGATGGTGCTAGTTCATTCAATCAAGATATTTCGAATTGAAAGATAGAAGCTGTTGAAGACTTTAATGGAATGTTAAGAGAAGCTAAAGAATTTGACAAAGATTTAACTAACTGAAAGCCTAAAAATGAAATTCAACCTAACAAGAAATATCAATTTGCTAAAGGTACAAAATTAGAAAACAATGGAAAACTTCCAACTTGAAAAGAAAATAAAACTAAATAA
- a CDS encoding PTS transporter subunit EIIC, with translation MKINFKSKFTSIIASLENFGRAILVPVTVIPILALIASIGYSGQAILSSIYTNTKPPTAVSIIVNAIKDLGMIAISNIDFLVAIGLAAGLAKSEKVSAALSGLMAYAAIHLATNLILKIVNPAMLEEPNLYGLKIRFGVMSFQYSAFGGMIAGIIGYLVHKHTYKLKFPEVLSFFGGPKFSPVASTLVGWVIGLGLGFIWTYINTGLKEIGNAWSKLNAFAPFLYGTTNRALNPFGLHHVVNYFLYYTEVGTSWTDKDGKLITGIYAVAIAKLGENVKLTAQDTWIINGTFPTNIFSLTGAALAMYFAIPKENRKIYGTGIISALLPSALSGATEPIEFTFLFTAPLLFLIHIFYTGLTYMLMYLCGFAQVSTRGSGIITWAIVNLINARNIQGFWGLFVIGPLMMGIYFVTFYFMIIKLNFKTPGRDKNITKLISKKEYKQAKQLEKQKLEIKQKDEFNDEFINNIIKGCGGAENIKIMANCVTRLRVTMHDISKFDKSIVDKTKPYGYKEIGNQVQIIYGPRVTTIATLVREKLDIEG, from the coding sequence ATGAAGATAAATTTTAAATCAAAATTTACTAGTATTATAGCTAGTTTAGAAAATTTTGGACGAGCAATTTTAGTACCAGTCACAGTAATTCCTATTCTAGCATTAATTGCAAGTATTGGATATTCTGGACAAGCAATTTTAAGTTCAATTTATACAAATACAAAACCTCCAACTGCAGTTAGTATTATAGTTAATGCTATTAAAGATCTAGGAATGATAGCTATTTCAAATATTGATTTTTTAGTTGCTATTGGATTAGCTGCTGGATTAGCAAAATCAGAAAAAGTTTCAGCGGCTTTATCTGGATTAATGGCATATGCTGCTATTCACTTAGCAACTAATTTAATATTAAAAATTGTTAATCCAGCTATGTTAGAAGAACCTAATTTATATGGATTAAAAATTAGATTTGGAGTGATGTCATTTCAATATAGTGCATTTGGTGGAATGATTGCTGGAATCATTGGCTATTTAGTTCATAAACATACTTATAAATTAAAATTCCCTGAAGTACTTTCATTTTTTGGAGGACCTAAATTTTCTCCAGTTGCATCAACTTTAGTTGGTTGAGTTATTGGTTTAGGTTTAGGGTTTATTTGAACTTATATAAATACAGGGTTAAAAGAGATTGGTAATGCTTGATCTAAATTAAATGCATTTGCTCCATTTTTATATGGAACAACTAATAGAGCTTTAAATCCCTTTGGATTACATCATGTTGTAAATTACTTTTTATACTATACAGAAGTTGGAACTAGTTGAACTGATAAAGATGGAAAACTAATTACAGGTATTTATGCTGTAGCTATTGCTAAGCTTGGTGAAAATGTTAAATTAACTGCTCAAGATACTTGAATTATTAATGGTACTTTTCCAACTAATATTTTTAGTTTAACAGGAGCTGCTTTAGCTATGTATTTTGCAATACCTAAAGAAAATAGAAAAATTTATGGTACTGGAATTATTTCAGCTTTATTACCTTCAGCTTTATCTGGAGCTACTGAACCTATTGAATTTACATTTTTATTTACTGCTCCTTTACTATTTCTTATTCATATTTTTTATACTGGATTAACTTATATGCTTATGTATTTATGTGGTTTTGCACAAGTTTCAACTAGAGGTAGTGGAATTATTACATGAGCAATTGTTAATTTAATTAATGCTAGAAATATTCAAGGATTTTGAGGATTATTTGTAATTGGTCCTTTAATGATGGGAATTTATTTTGTTACATTTTATTTTATGATTATTAAATTAAATTTTAAGACTCCAGGAAGAGATAAAAATATCACAAAATTAATTAGTAAAAAAGAGTATAAACAAGCAAAACAATTAGAAAAACAAAAACTAGAAATAAAACAAAAAGATGAATTTAATGATGAATTTATTAACAATATTATTAAAGGTTGTGGTGGAGCTGAAAATATTAAGATTATGGCAAATTGTGTAACTAGATTAAGAGTTACAATGCATGATATTAGTAAGTTTGATAAATCAATTGTTGATAAAACTAAGCCTTATGGATATAAAGAAATTGGAAATCAAGTACAAATTATTTATGGTCCAAGAGTTACAACTATAGCTACTTTAGTTAGAGAAAAACTAGATATTGAAGGTTAG
- a CDS encoding dual specificity protein phosphatase family protein: protein MPCENIIDKIYLGDQFSKRLVNPDKELKISNVFYNILKKDTSEILYQTKNFVLTKNKLAINLLDSHDVRNFSDDLFIPAIKFLIENPNDKSLYTHCQLGISRSASTIFMFLVIKGVIDNTLSFEQALEKYVKDIYPFMKVNLGVYTYLKNNYPFYNIKSKLNTDWKDLK from the coding sequence ATGCCTTGTGAAAATATCATTGACAAAATTTATTTAGGTGATCAATTTTCAAAACGATTAGTAAACCCTGATAAAGAATTAAAAATTAGTAATGTTTTTTATAACATTTTAAAAAAAGATACAAGTGAAATATTGTATCAAACTAAAAATTTTGTTTTAACTAAAAATAAACTTGCAATTAATTTATTAGATTCTCATGATGTTAGAAACTTTAGTGATGATTTATTTATTCCTGCAATTAAGTTTTTAATAGAAAATCCAAATGATAAAAGTTTATATACTCATTGCCAGTTAGGCATTAGTAGAAGTGCTTCAACAATATTTATGTTTTTAGTAATTAAAGGAGTTATTGATAATACTTTAAGTTTTGAACAAGCATTAGAAAAATATGTAAAAGATATTTATCCTTTTATGAAAGTAAATTTAGGAGTTTATACTTATTTAAAAAATAATTACCCATTTTACAATATCAAATCTAAGTTAAATACAGATTGAAAGGATCTTAAATAA
- a CDS encoding PTS transporter subunit EIIC: MDFKSKFSKDSMKSWLSSFRAGLEQFGRAILVPVTVIPLLALIGAIGYTGQAILAQVYPKGIAKPPVGLVLAIDAIKDLGMIAITNIDFLVAIGLAAGLAKSEKVSAALSGLMAYAAMHLATALILKIVYGDPSKTEIVFEGVKKTVKDVFGLKIRFGVLSFQYSAFGGMLAGLLGYTVHKYTYKLKFPEVLSFFGGPKFSPVASTLAGWVFGLGLGYIWVYINKGLYASGEGLRKLGAFSPFLYASAERALLPFGIHHVLNFFVYYTPIGARWVGPDGKAIEGAINVALAKLAAGEQISAKNDTWVVNGTYVTKIFSLTGATLAMFFVIPKANRKVYGSAIISAGAVSMLSGVTEPIEFTFLFVAPVLYLIHIFLSGFQNMIMYLFNFGSVTTRGSGIITWLIVNPANFRLIQNVWGTWIIGPIMGGIYFAIFYFMIKKFDYKTPGRQEGGLTHLVSKKEYKELQKEKREIEKLEAESDKKESKKDEINDEFINNIIIGCGGAENIKIMANCVTRLRVTMHDISKFDKSIVDKTKPYGYKEIGNQVQIIYGPKVTNIATLVREKLGVES; the protein is encoded by the coding sequence ATGGATTTTAAATCAAAATTTTCAAAAGACAGTATGAAATCTTGATTATCTTCATTTAGAGCTGGTTTAGAACAATTTGGTCGTGCTATTTTAGTTCCTGTCACTGTAATTCCCTTACTGGCTTTAATTGGTGCTATTGGATATACTGGACAAGCAATTCTAGCACAAGTTTATCCTAAAGGAATAGCAAAACCACCAGTTGGATTAGTACTAGCTATTGATGCTATTAAAGATCTAGGGATGATTGCAATTACAAATATTGACTTTTTAGTTGCTATTGGATTAGCTGCTGGATTAGCAAAATCAGAAAAAGTTTCAGCGGCTTTATCTGGATTAATGGCATATGCCGCTATGCATTTAGCAACAGCTTTAATTTTAAAAATTGTTTATGGTGATCCTTCAAAAACAGAAATTGTCTTTGAAGGTGTTAAAAAAACTGTTAAAGATGTTTTTGGTTTAAAAATACGTTTTGGAGTATTGTCATTTCAATATAGTGCATTTGGTGGAATGTTAGCAGGATTATTAGGTTATACAGTTCACAAATACACTTATAAATTAAAATTCCCTGAAGTACTTTCATTTTTTGGAGGACCTAAATTTTCTCCAGTTGCATCAACTTTAGCTGGTTGAGTATTTGGTTTAGGGTTAGGTTATATTTGAGTTTATATTAATAAAGGTTTATATGCTAGTGGAGAAGGATTAAGAAAATTAGGTGCATTCTCACCATTCTTATATGCTTCAGCTGAACGTGCCTTACTTCCATTTGGAATTCATCACGTATTAAACTTCTTTGTATATTACACTCCAATTGGAGCTAGATGAGTTGGACCAGATGGTAAAGCTATTGAAGGAGCTATTAATGTTGCTTTAGCAAAATTAGCAGCTGGTGAACAAATTTCAGCTAAAAATGATACTTGAGTTGTTAATGGTACTTATGTAACTAAAATTTTTAGTTTAACTGGTGCTACTTTAGCGATGTTTTTTGTAATTCCAAAAGCTAATAGAAAAGTTTATGGTTCAGCTATTATTTCAGCTGGTGCAGTTTCTATGCTATCTGGAGTTACTGAACCTATTGAATTTACATTCTTATTTGTTGCTCCTGTTTTATATTTAATTCACATTTTCTTATCAGGATTCCAAAACATGATTATGTATTTATTTAACTTTGGATCTGTAACAACTAGAGGTAGTGGAATTATTACTTGATTAATTGTTAACCCAGCTAACTTTAGATTAATTCAAAATGTTTGAGGAACTTGAATTATTGGACCTATTATGGGTGGAATTTATTTTGCTATATTCTACTTTATGATTAAAAAGTTTGATTACAAAACTCCAGGACGTCAAGAAGGTGGATTAACTCACTTAGTAAGTAAAAAAGAATATAAAGAATTACAAAAAGAAAAAAGAGAAATTGAAAAACTAGAAGCAGAATCTGATAAAAAAGAATCTAAAAAAGATGAGATCAACGATGAGTTTATTAACAATATTATTATTGGTTGTGGTGGAGCTGAAAATATTAAGATTATGGCAAATTGTGTAACTAGATTAAGAGTTACAATGCATGATATTAGTAAGTTTGATAAATCAATTGTTGATAAAACTAAGCCTTATGGATATAAAGAAATTGGAAATCAAGTACAAATTATTTATGGACCTAAAGTAACTAATATAGCTACTTTAGTTAGAGAAAAATTAGGAGTTGAGTCTTAA
- a CDS encoding HTH domain-containing protein produces the protein MILELLTKQSDIYQNELISILNVIKSAIQRDISKLKDKNLIDNLSDTRINSKNIR, from the coding sequence TTGATTTTAGAATTATTAACTAAACAATCTGATATTTATCAGAATGAATTAATTTCAATTTTAAATGTAATAAAATCAGCAATTCAAAGAGATATTTCAAAACTAAAAGATAAAAACTTAATTGATAATTTAAGTGATACTAGAATAAATAGTAAAAACATTAGATAA
- a CDS encoding ABC-three component system protein has product MSESKNSLIERIALRLSTYQTYISNLSKIGKTDENLNAERIYTDVINIIFNLELSNYNSVIFNNPGFDLIDKKNKILIQVSATCSKDKIQNSLSKININEYQNYNFKFLCISNQEIKNVKKLKFQITNTLLFEPKKDIWDVSFLIQHLYEVDIIKLEKLLTYLNQETLDIVNFKTLSSDIATIINILSTKMDNEYEDNNNNNKVFNIEEKIVYNNLFSIRKYIYNNASSISKVIKVYEEFEKQGKNISKNVINQISRTYYELLSKYDNPIKIFWELIANLENIVKNSSNLDIKNISLENITSSLSVIVIDAFMKCKIYKKPGE; this is encoded by the coding sequence ATGAGCGAAAGTAAAAATTCTTTAATTGAAAGAATTGCATTAAGATTATCTACATATCAAACATATATTAGCAATTTATCAAAAATCGGTAAAACTGATGAAAATCTAAATGCAGAAAGAATATATACTGATGTTATAAATATAATTTTTAATTTAGAATTATCTAATTACAACTCAGTAATTTTTAATAATCCGGGCTTTGATTTAATAGATAAGAAAAATAAGATACTAATTCAAGTTTCAGCAACCTGTAGTAAAGATAAGATCCAAAATTCATTATCTAAAATAAATATAAATGAATATCAAAACTATAATTTTAAATTTTTGTGCATTTCTAATCAAGAAATTAAAAATGTTAAAAAATTAAAATTTCAAATAACAAATACATTACTTTTTGAACCAAAAAAAGATATTTGAGATGTTTCTTTTTTAATACAACATTTATATGAAGTAGATATTATTAAACTAGAAAAATTATTAACCTATCTTAACCAAGAAACTCTAGATATAGTCAACTTTAAAACTCTTTCATCTGATATTGCTACAATTATTAACATTTTATCAACTAAAATGGATAACGAATATGAAGACAATAATAATAATAATAAAGTTTTTAACATAGAAGAAAAAATTGTATATAATAATCTATTTTCAATCAGAAAGTATATTTATAATAATGCTAGTTCTATATCTAAAGTAATTAAAGTTTATGAAGAGTTTGAAAAACAAGGGAAAAATATTAGTAAAAATGTTATAAATCAAATAAGTAGAACATATTATGAATTGTTAAGTAAATACGATAATCCAATAAAAATATTTTGAGAATTAATTGCCAATTTAGAAAATATTGTAAAAAATAGTTCTAATTTAGATATAAAAAATATTAGTTTAGAAAATATTACTAGTTCTTTATCTGTTATTGTTATAGATGCTTTTATGAAATGTAAAATATATAAAAAACCAGGAGAATAA
- a CDS encoding ABC-three component system middle component 6 gives MLLPKNIHPKTSVYYNAYIVLKELKKHSKIHMMELFININQENVISLALYTLCLDWLFIIECIKMDNKGCVRLCSLNN, from the coding sequence ATGTTATTACCTAAAAATATCCATCCTAAGACAAGTGTTTATTATAATGCTTACATAGTGTTAAAGGAATTAAAAAAACATAGCAAAATACATATGATGGAATTGTTTATTAATATCAATCAAGAAAATGTGATTTCTTTGGCATTATACACATTATGTTTAGATTGGTTATTTATAATAGAATGTATAAAAATGGATAATAAAGGTTGTGTAAGATTATGTTCATTAAACAATTAA